CACATTTTCCCATTACGAGACATATGAACTGCTTAGTCCAgcactatttttttcttcaaaaaaccATCCAAAGAACATCTGACATCAATTATACTgtagatttaaatatatatgcaagGGGAAAGAAATTGTGTCCATCTGCTCTTACTCACAAGATGAAAGGAGACAGTTTTCAAAATACTTTTGAAGAAActtattttctttcctatttttttttaaactgtaacCACAATCTTATTTTTGGTTCTGTAGGTGAAGAGGGTAAGGGTTTTTGCAGGTTAGAAAGCAAAGGTATCGTGTTTCTACAGTTATTTACCAGACCAGTTAGAAAAAAAACagtgtgagaggagagagagagagagagattgcaagCACTCACTGGTAGGGTGCATATCTTTATGTGtacagcccagattcaagcctaacATCATAAGGGAATGCCATAATgccagggaaagcttcagtgtGTAGTATCTTCCCCCTCTACCTTTCCCACCCACCCTCAccttaaaaaaatctattatatagaaagaaagaattggTCTGTAGTAAAATCATGCATGCGCAAGACCCTGACTCCACAAAAAGATACCAAATGAATACAAATACAAATTCAAATTTTACCAGAGAGTAAAATTGCTAATTTTCATTGTAGAATATAACAGGCATGCACATTGACCTTCTGTGTTGAAGGAATGCTGATCCTTGAAAAGTCGTTCAGGTTGGGCTAGGTGATAGTGCACCTAGTTAATTGCATACATTacaagtgagcaaggacccagcttcaagtccctggtccccacttgaatgggggaagcttcacaagtggtgaaacagggatgcaaatggctctctgtctctctccctcttattttccccttcccctctcaatttctctgtctctatccaacatagatgaataaatatatttaaaagtcattcaggggagttgggcggctgtgcatcgggttaagcacaggtggtgcaaagcgcaaggaccagagtaagaatccccggttgagctctcggctccccacctgcagaggagtcgcttcacagacagtgaagcaggcctgcaggtgtctatttttctctccccctctctttcttcccctcccctctccatttctctctgtcttatctaacaacgatgacatcagtaacaacaacgataactacaacaacaataaaaatcaagggcaacaaaagggaaaataaataaataaataaataaatatttttaaaaaaatcttaaaagaaaattcaTTCAGATCATCAGGACTGTATCCAATTATTTTTCCATCAAGCTGGACTTGATGGTCTTCAAGGTGAATGAATCTATCAAGACAAGAGGCCggcaacagacacatgagaagatactcaaagtcactgatcatttagaaatgcaaacaaagacaataatgagataccattttacaTCCATGAGAATTaaaaaaggatagtaacaacaaatataTGAGGGGGCATGGGGAAAAGGGGATacttctgcactgcttgtgagaatgtaaattagttcaatctctgtggaaagcagtctgtagATCTCTCAGGAAACTAGAAATGGGTTTACCCTATTACCCAGCAATTTTTCTCCTTGGGGTCTACCCGaagaaaacaaaagcacctatcagaagagacctGCGTATACTTATGCTTACAACAGAacaaaaacttggaagcaaccctgatgtccaataacagatgagtggctaaaaaaactgTGGTATAATTACACTATGCAATACTACTTgggcagaacctgaactggagttggtgtatagcaccaaagtaaaagactctggagtgggtggtgggggatagcacaggtccaaaaaggatgacagaggacctagtgggggttgtactgttatgtggaaaactgagaaatgttatgcatgtccaaactattgtattcactgtcaaatgtaaaaacattaatccccaataaagggggggaggaatactacttggctgttaaaaatgataaaagttaTCACCTTTGCATCATCCTAGATGGAACctgaagacatcatgttgagggaggtaaaccaaaaagagaaggacacatactgaatgatctcacttataagtgggacttaataatCAGGGGCAGGGAAGGAAAACACCAAGggaaacatggactgggcatggtgtcttgcatcaaaacaaaggatTCTGAGGAAGGAGGGTAAGGTAGGGTCTGGTGGAGtactttgggatcctggtgcgTACTGAAATTATACTCGTGTATCAAtggctgcactgtaaagcattacctCCCCACACCTCAATAAAaggattgggaaaaaaaaaagatacgacTGGAAAGAAAATTGCAGGCCACTTTGTTCTCTTTGTAAGGCCTGCAAGATTCTGGTTTTGGGGGTCAACGTACCTGTGTGTGTGCAGTGCAGGCAAATCGCCTGTGGTAGCCATAGTCACAGGATGTGTCCTCAAGACAGAAACTGGCTTTGTGGCCTTCGGCCACTCTCCTCTGTGTGTTGGCATCAAGAAGATCGTAGTGGCTGAATTCATCCATGCTGTGGTAATGTCTAATGTCCCACATGACACAGAGACAGTggtcagtcacacacacacatacacacacaatgagAATATCCACCAACTTCTCCACTCACTCCCACATTTGTTTTCACATTGAGACTGAAATCAGgcttagctttttaaaaagacagaaccaTGCTAGCCTCTGTCCAAATCATCAGCTTTGAAACTAGAGGGGAAAAGGTCTTAGTTTTCCATCAGACTGTAATTATCTTTGAATAGAAATAGCTAGCATCCCTGGCTGTTTTACAGAAGGTAGAATACCTGACTTGCAAgtctgaggtcttgagtttgatcctcagtgccacatatgccagagaaatTTTCTggtgtttttctatctctctctccctccttcctactcctccttcttGCCTCCCTGTcattgtctctcttttcttttttctttttaattttttttaaattttcttttgttgtctttgtttattgttgtaattgtcattgttgttggataggacagagagaaatggagagaggaggggaaaagagagtgggggagagaaagatagacacctgcaggtctgcttcaccacctgtgaagtgactcccctgcaggtggggagccaaggacttgaaccaggatcgttaggccagtccttgcgctttgcaccacatgtgctgcgctactgcccggctcccagctCTCTTTTCTTAATAGAtaaatcctgaaaaaaaaaaaaaaagaggggctaggtggtgataaagtgcgcaaggactcaggttcaagccccagaccccactttcaagggaagcttcacaagcagtaaagctgtGCCTCAGGTATCTcaccctctttctcctctatttcttccctgctcaatttctctgtctctaatcaataagtaaataaaacgaagtactaaattatataaaaaaaagaagaaatagtaaatgtatcttttgttttttctttcgtGACTAGAGAACCCCCTCAGCTCTGGCTACGTATAGTACCTACggtcaaacctggaacctctcacatgcaagtcctttgTCTAGTCACTCCTTGCCTATGCTCCCAGTAGTAAATTACTTAGGTGAAATGTGCTTATGTTCTCTAGTATATTTTTCTTGGTTGCTATTCCTGATGTTtcattccaaaaaaaaagaagaacacatGACTCTTGGGAGGCTTCTGGGAGGTTTTCAAAACTGGAGTTCTCACATAATTAAAATCAGTACTAAAAGGCAAAGGAGAAATAATGGCTTAGCGATCATTATTGCTTAACCAGTAGAAACTTCACTTAGATATAAAGTAAATCTTTTATTGTAAGTAGGTACTCAGATCTACTTTTCTCAGTTTGTTAAAGAGAAGGTAGGTTTCATCTTCCCACTTAAGGAGAGAATAAAATAGTATGTCTGGGACTACAGAAGGTTTAAGGGCACACCTCATAAACACCGGGGCATGTTACCAAGGTCAATTATAAAGTTACCTTTAGTGAAAACTTCTGAATTTAGAAGAGAACAGGCAGCCACCCTGGATCTGAGACAGGCCTTTTAAAAGGTACAGAATGCTATGGGATCATATTCTCagcatttttctttgaaaatactaCCTCAACCACGTGTGCTTGTTAACTAAGGATACAGAAAGTGAAATAAATCgtagcactgatgcttccttcagtgtgatgggggccaggcttgaacctgggacatgcttATGACAAATCAGTGCACTATAAGTGATCTATTTCGCCAGTCCCTtactagtttgtgtgtgtgtgtgtatgcgtgtgtgtgtgtgtgtgtgtgtgtgtcagtcgcTTAATAGTGTAAGGTACTGAAAGCAGAACCTGGTGATGCAAAGTCTCTAAATCATTTTGATAACAATCTATggtattcactttttaaaaaatttttatttgtgacaaCAAGGTTacatgattgtaagattatagtgtatagttccataccaccaGATGCGGTATTCACTTAATACCATTAAATGCTAACTAGTTGTAAGTGATCTTAGCTGTTGGAATAAAATTCCTTGTGAAGCCAATTGCTATACCCCACTAACAGTTTGAGTAAGGCTGGCCATACCACTTCCAATTTGAAAGAAAACAGAACCTAATTGTAGTTGatgaaataaaattatgtttGATTACATAGAGAAGAATTCTACATGTTTGTAATAGcacatttttctcttttggtgTAAGAAACAAATATTACATTTATATGGTAAATCTTGAAATGTCAAGAtcaagggaaaaatgaaaaaagtagatCAGAGACCCATCCACTTACTGGTGACAACTGTGCCATTCCCAGGAATATCTTGGCCTGCTTGGGAGAAAATCTGATGTCCCTTGGTTTTTCACTCTTTGGGGGAATCTTAGCAGCACTCTGTGATCATAATCTCTGACATCTGACCGGTATGCTGAGCTATAATTTTaggggcagtggggggaaagGAATATTATTTTCATTGAACAGTAGCTGAAGACAAAAATTTAAGCAAAAGCATTCAATTATACAATAACTAGCCACTATCAGAAACCAgggcatttttttcttaatttttaatttttatttattttcagatgcTAGGTTCTCAGCTTCTAGAAGAGGAGCTTGAAATGCAATCAGACTTAGCATTCATTGAATGGGTGACAGACTGACAACTGTGGAAATTCAGACTCCATGGTTTAAAAGCAAAACATAATAAAATGAACTAAAATGTGCAACTGAAAAGTAAGCTTTCTACTATGACAGTCAAATTTAACCATGCACATGAGTGAATCTAAGGTGTAAATTATCTCCCAACCCTAGAAGTCATATTCACTACAAACTTTAATGAAACAATATATTTGCTCTTAGACAGTTAACTAGGCAGGAAATAACCCCAAAGATGACATCCAAACAAGATAATTTTGTAACTCTATCTTCAAAATAAGGGCATTCCTGTAATGATATCCTAGGGAGGACACTGAGTGATGTCTATGATGCAAGACTCACAAATGGAAAGAAACTtggatttcttctcttcctttaattTCACTTGATGGCTTTAAAGGGAAGAAACAGACACATAAATGCTATTATGTTCCTTCCAATATattatatgttaatatatatgcAGACATTGTTGCTGCTCCTTACTCTTAAAAAAATGCTGAGACCAATCCAAATAGCTTTTGCTCCCTCTGCTGGTTTCCCAGCCGCTGAGAACTAATTCCATTCCCTGGAATCGCACAGGCTGTATTTTAGAACTgatgggaaaaaacaaaaacaaaaacaaaaaaaaaaaacccttgcttATGCTCATATTCTGGCTAATTGTGGGTGCAAACAAAAGAATATTTCATCTTTGCCAATGAGTTGTGCCACACTGCCAGCTCAACCCCCACTTTGGGACGGGGGAGGGGCATTAACCAACTCTTCCTTAGGTACTTCCTCCTCAAGGTACAATTAGTTACTTACTAAAAAGTGACTGGAAACACTAATAAAGTTTAAGAACTttggaaaaagaataagaagccTCCACTCTAGGATAAGGGTTTGATCCCTTTCTCTAATAAGCAGTTGGAAAGTCATGACTTATAAATCAATACATCTTCAAAACGAATTCTCCGTCAAGGTCTGCATGCACTTTCCAGCTCTCGTCTGACAGAACCAGGAACGTCAGAACCAGGAGTCCGGGTGCTGGGGAGCAGGGAACCCCGGGACCCCGGCCCCATACCTGGCCAAGCAATTTTCCTCCGCAGCGCATCTCAGGTTGTACATGGACATCCTTTGCACGTATGTGGACGCCTGGATGTAGTAGGGGTCGGGTACCAGGTCCGGGAGACCTAAACGTTAGCAGGTGAGGGGCAGAACCATGCACCAGGAGATAAACCCTTGCCCCTAAGTTGTTGGCTCCAGGTCTCTCTTTGTCCCTTACTCTTCAGTCTTAGCTCACCCCCACCCAGGTGGTTGATGGACTTCGGAGAGCATGAGACTTGGAGTCtggggaagaaaaggggggcgcCCTGGGCTGCAAAGCAAAGTGTTAAAAGGAAGCAGGGGAGGCTGGGCGCGCGGTTTGCACCAGATTCCAGGACAGCCTCTGCAGCCCcgcggggtgggggagggatcgGCTCGCAGAGCCTGCCGCGCCCAGGCAGCCACGTCGGGTAGACAATGTTGAGGAAGGGGATGCTGGGGTGCTTTCGgagactggggatggggaggaggTGGCGTGGGGGGTGGTTTGCTTACCATACTGGAAGTAGCCTGTGCCATACCCAGGGCGGTACCTGCTCCCAGGCCGGGGCCTTTCGTAGGTGTCATAGTAGTTGTAATAGGGGTTGTCGTCGGAGTACTTGTAGGGGTTGTAGGGGTCGTCGCCCACCATGCCTTCCACGCGGCTGGGAGGTCGTAGGTTGCTGAGCACCGGGCGCTCTGCAGGCGCCGTCCAGTTCCCGGAGCGCGGGGCGCCTGCATCTCGGGCCCCAGATGAGTAGCCGGCTTGGAACCAGTGGCGGGCGGTGGGCCTGGGGCGGCCGGCGACAGCTCCCGAGGGGCCGGGGGTCCGCGTCCGCTCCGCCGCCCCGGTGCGGTTGTTGCGGAGCAGCAGGATCCGCGTACGCGGCTGCGCGGCGGTAGAGTTGGAGGAGCCGGGGGCGCTGGCACCCGCGTCCCGGCGGCGCTGGGGCTGGTACTCGGAGCCCAGGCTCAGCAGGCTGAACACCTGCCCGTTGTTCTCCCATTGGATCCGGTGACGCCAGGCGCTGGGGGCAGCGGGCGGCGAGCGAGGAGGCTGCTGCTGGCCGGCGGCGGGCGGGGTGCAGCGCAGCAGCGCGCAAAGCTGCAGCGGCCCGAGCAGAAGCGCGGTCAGGGCGAAGCGCATGGCGCCCTTGGCTCGAGGCTTCTCGAAGTCCCGGGAGAACGGAgctcggggaaaaaaaaatttttttttgttgtttaaaataataattattaaaaatcaaattaaacaaaacaaaacagtgaacGTGAGGGAGGCGGGAAAAGTCTCCAGCCGGGGAGGCGGGCAGAGCGCAAAGCTCTCAGTCCTGAGCCAGCAGCAGCGGCGAGAGGGGTAGGCTGCAGACTCTGCTCCCCACAAAGGCGGCCGTAGGGACGTGGCAGCCGCTTCtcgcctctttttctttcttcaaggcAAGCCCGAGCtgcggcggtggcggcggtggcggcggcagCCCCGGCGAGCGGGCAGTGTCTGGactgaaggaaggaggagagatttTTAAACTTTCTGGCACGTTTGCAAAGTTACACAAGCCGTTCTGGCGCGGCCGGCCCTCCGCTATTTGTTCATGTAATGCGATTGGAAACGTGCAGGGCGGACAGCTCCTGCCTCTGTCCCCGCCCTCGTCTCCCCGCCCGCGGGGGTGCTCGGCCTCCGCCCCACCAGACACGTTGCACTGGGAACGCTGGAGGGGAGAGAACAAAACGGAACTCACATCCTGAGACACACTCGGCTTAATCTGGGGCGAACATGCAGGAATTTCAAAAGACTCAGACAGACCCAAGGCAGCCAGGCCGTGGGGCGACGCCAAAGTATGCACGGAGAAAAATGCTATTAGGTCACCAGTCCCTGAGAGGCGGGAAGtcgggaggtggggaggaggttGGGGgcaagagtttggggggggggggctgggagagAAGGGGAGTAAAGGGGTAGAGGTGATTGTGACTCAGTTTTATCCATAAGGAGTTAGCCAGACACATTTCCTAAATCCCACTCCCTCGCTTTTATGGGAAATGTCGCATAGTATcaaattctgtttttctgtggGTAGGTAATAGAAGAACTGGGTTACAAATTTGTTTCCTACAGTGCATATTTTAATAACCGAAAGTGAAATATTACCAGGAACAATGTCTGCCAGAAGAGATGaaaatatcccccccccccacctccagaatGCTGGCCTGGCCTGAATTGTTCTTTTAGTGTAAGTGAAGAACCATCTTCCATCTAGACATTATCACAAACTGTCACTCAAGGAAATCAGGGCCTGTGTCAATCTGTCAGAACACTAAAATGACAGCTTCAAATTAAtctggctttttttccccttctctttttgatAAGGAGgttgagcttaaaaaaaaaaagtcgtgcTTTAAATGTCACAAAGCCAGCAAAGCATCCTATGGTGTCTGATTGATCTTCCAGTTTCAACTAAGGGGCTGCAAAAGAAAGCAGCCTGTGGTTTCCATGTTGGTGGTGGCAGGCCTGGCGAGTGGAGGCTGTGGGTAGAAGGTAATGCTGACTGGAAAGAAGTTTGATGAATCCCTTTATCCACATACTGCTCGGAATCTGGTCGGGGCTGGAAGTCTCTCAAAGACCAGTTACTCTTTCATGGCTCAGTTTTACATTATGACTTAGAACCAGGTTTAAGTAAGATTTTATTAATCTCATCATTGGGCTGACAtctagatatttttctttttggtatttGGCCTCTGCCTCTGGATGTTTAATtactactctttttttcttttaaagattatttatttatttatttatttattaatttttaccttcagggttatggctggaggctcagtgcctatgctatGAATCTACTGGTCCTGGAAGctgtcttttccattttgttgcccttgttactgttgttgctgttgttagataggatagagagaaatcaagagaggaggtgaagacagaggggggagagagaaagacacatgtagacctgcttcactgcttgcttgtgaagctaccccccctgcaggtggggatccagagactagaaccaggatccctgagctggtctttgtgctttgagccatgtgcacttaacctactgtgctactggtTGGCCTCCTAATCACCACTTTTTGGTGATGTGGTGAACATCTGCTCATTTTATTGTCTGTCAACCCCCCCCACTCTCCATACCCCCAACTCCACTTTCTGTGTCCTGGTATAGCTGTATTTTGCTTTGGGAAACTTTCCCTATCCAATTGCATGGTGGGAATGACTGAGCATTCCTGAGACTAGTTGTGGTCATGACATTCACTCCTGGCTAATCATTCTCTTCAGAATTTGAATCTTGAGCAGGAGGGCAGGCAAAATTGCTCATCTGgtcagtgcacctgctttgctatttgggctacccaggtacaagcctggcccccatcacaatggaggaagctttggtgcccttctctatccttccctccaaagcttgacctggagcagtgaagcaccaGTGCTGACAAcactgacaacacacacacacacacacacacacacacacacacacacacacacacacacacgcacatattcTTGAGCAggatttaaagataaaaaatattgaaCCCAATCTTCCTAACTAAAGAAACTCTCTCGGGCCCCTATTCcacaggaaaagatagaaacaagctggggttatggatcaacctgtcaacacccatgtctaatgaagaagcaattacagaagccagaactctcaccttctgcaacctaaaaagaattttggtccatacccccagaagggtaaatgatagaggaagatgaacagaggactcTGAGCCCTgtttccaccaggacctgaaacaggCACAGtcatcaccaggaatcttgtttttatgtcATCACTacaagggaagcaaatctggaaaacaccagaaaaaGCCAGCActatttttcttatctgagagagaagaggaaaaatagaaaGGCACCGAAAATAATAATAGATGTAggggtaacttagaaaggaagtgaaggtaggacagttgaagaaataggaaaacatatataaattatgtttattttatttattagatagaaacagccagaaatcaagagggaagagtgagggagagggaggggagggggagggggagagggagggggagggagagggagagagagagagagagagacctgtagcactgtttcaccatttgcaaaacattcccccaagagggaagagtgagggagagggagagggagagggagggggagggggagggggagggggagggggagggggagggggagggggagagggagagagagacctgtagcactgtttcaccatttgcaaaacattccccctgtaggagtgggcctgggtctttgtggattataacatgtgcacccaaccaggtatgtcaccatctGTCTCCTAAAATATATAGAGACATAGATAgagataaatagttatagaattagctcagctttgactttgtgagaactattgtagtttacaatggaggggatgggaacacagaactttggcggtGTGAACtatatggaatcatacccctactatattataattttgtaaatcaatattaaatcactaataaaaagtaaattaaaaatgaattactttaaaaaaatgagggagAGTGCATGAAGGCCATTTTCTTTATGGCCTTCGTGTAATCTGTCACAGAAGCCTATCCTGTACCTTAACACTGTTTCTGCATGACTTCTACCTCActtctttataataaaaaaaagttgcacTTTACACacttgaaaaaaaggggggggtaggtggtggcgcatctggttaagtgcacaccttacagtgcacaaggacctgggtttaagcccctggcccccacctgcagggagaaaacttcatgagccatgaagcagggttgaaagtatctctatctctttccctctctatctccccctcccctctcaatttctctttgactctatccaataaataaataaataaataaataaatagaataaaaggattgagaattttaaaaagatgaaactaTCTCTAGAGATGGAAATAGTATAATGGAtgtgcaaagagtctctcatgcctaatgctccaaagtcccaggttcaatcccctgcatcaccataaaccataagCTCAGATATATATCAGTCTATCTGTGACATTACCTCCTGGGATCTACCTGAGCTGTTTGAGATCAGGACCTGAATCTTCAGCTTTTCCTTCCATTTGTCCAGTATACTTCTTTATGGTTCACATGATCAGAATCAAAAACCCAACTGACACTGAGATGGCTGTGTCTAA
The DNA window shown above is from Erinaceus europaeus chromosome 2, mEriEur2.1, whole genome shotgun sequence and carries:
- the LOX gene encoding protein-lysine 6-oxidase isoform X1 yields the protein MRFALTALLLGPLQLCALLRCTPPAAGQQQPPRSPPAAPSAWRHRIQWENNGQVFSLLSLGSEYQPQRRRDAGASAPGSSNSTAAQPRTRILLLRNNRTGAAERTRTPGPSGAVAGRPRPTARHWFQAGYSSGARDAGAPRSGNWTAPAERPVLSNLRPPSRVEGMVGDDPYNPYKYSDDNPYYNYYDTYERPRPGSRYRPGYGTGYFQYGLPDLVPDPYYIQASTYVQRMSMYNLRCAAEENCLASSAYRSDVRDYDHRVLLRFPQRVKNQGTSDFLPSRPRYSWEWHSCHQHYHSMDEFSHYDLLDANTQRRVAEGHKASFCLEDTSCDYGYHRRFACTAHTQGLSPGCYDTYNADIDCQWIDITDVQPGNYILKVSVNPSYLVPESDYTNNVVRCDIRYTGHHAYASGCTISPY
- the LOX gene encoding protein-lysine 6-oxidase isoform X2, whose amino-acid sequence is MRFALTALLLGPLQLCALLRCTPPAAGQQQPPRSPPAAPSAWRHRIQWENNGQVFSLLSLGSEYQPQRRRDAGASAPGSSNSTAAQPRTRILLLRNNRTGAAERTRTPGPSGAVAGRPRPTARHWFQAGYSSGARDAGAPRSGNWTAPAERPVLSNLRPPSRVEGMVGDDPYNPYKYSDDNPYYNYYDTYERPRPGSRYRPGYGTGYFQYGLPDLVPDPYYIQASTYVQRMSMYNLRCAAEENCLASSAYRSDVRDYDHRVLLRFPQRVKNQGTSDFLPSRPRYSWEWHSCHQHYHSMDEFSHYDLLDANTQRRVAEGHKASFCLEDTSCDYGYHRRFACTAHTQGLSPGCYDTYNADIDCQWIDITDVQPGNYILKVSVNPSYLVPESDYTNNVVRCDIRYTGHHAYASGCTISP